Proteins co-encoded in one Zalophus californianus isolate mZalCal1 chromosome 9, mZalCal1.pri.v2, whole genome shotgun sequence genomic window:
- the RNF41 gene encoding E3 ubiquitin-protein ligase NRDP1 isoform X1, producing the protein MGYDVTRFQGDVDEDLICPICSGVLEEPVQAPHCEHAFCNACITQWFSQQQTCPVDRSVVTVAHLRPVPRIMRNMLSKLQIACDNAVFGCSAVVRLDNLMSHLSDCEHNPKRPVTCEQGCGLEMPKDELPNHNCIKHLRSVVQQQQTRIAELEKTSAEHKHQLAEQKRDIQLLKAYMRAIRSVNPNLQNLEETIEYNEILEWVNSLQPARVTRWGGMISTPDAVLQAVIKRSLVESGCPASIVNELIENAHERSWPQGLATLETRQMNRRYYENYVAKRIPGKQAVVVMACENQHMGDDMVQEPGLVMIFAHGVEEI; encoded by the exons ATGGGGTATGATGTAACCCGTTTCCAGGGGGATGTTGACGAAGACCTTATCTGTCCTATTTGCAGTGGAGTCTTGGAGGAGCCAGTCCAG GCACCTCATTGTGAGCATGCTTTCTGCAACGCCTGCATCACCCAGTGGTTCTCTCAGCAGCAGACGTGTCCGGTGGACCGTAGCGTTGTGACGGTCGCTCACCTGCGCCCAGTACCTCGGATCATGCGGAACATGTTGTCAAAGCTGCAGATCGCCTGCGACAACGCTGTGTTTGGCTGTAGTGCTGTTGTCCGGCTTGACAACCTCATGTCTCACCTCAGCGACTGCGAGCACAACCCCAAACGGCCTGTGACCTGTGAGCAGGGCTGCGG CCTGGAGATGCCCAAAGATGAGCTGCCAAACCACAACTGCATTAAGCACCTGCGCTCCGTGGTGCAGCAGCAGCAGACCCGCATTGCAGAGCTGGAGAAGACCTCCGCTGAGCACAAACACCAGCTGGCGGAGCAG AAGCGAGATATCCAGCTGCTAAAGGCATACATGCGTGCAATCCGCAGTGTCAACCCCAACCTTCAGAACCTGGAGGAGACAATTGAATACAACGAGATCCTAGA GTGGGTGAACTCCCTGCAGCCCGCAAGAGTGACCCGCTGGGGAGGGATGATCTCGACCCCAGATGCTGTACTCCAGGCTGTAATCAAGCGCTCCCTGGTGGAGAGTGGCTGTCCTGCCTCTATTGTCAACGAGCTGATTGAAAATGCCCACGAGCGGAGCTGGCCCCAGGGTCTGGCCACCCTAGAGACAAGACAGATGAACCGGCGCTACTATGAGAACTACGTGGCCAAGCGCATCCCTGGCAAGCAGGCTGTGGTCGTGATGGCCTGTGAGAACCAGCACATGGGCGATGACATGGTGCAGGAGCCAGGGCTTGTCATGATCTTTGCGCATGGCGTGGAAGAGATATAG
- the RNF41 gene encoding E3 ubiquitin-protein ligase NRDP1 isoform X2 — MGWVWSKLSWWCQEVMGCVSSFPPLALSFEAPHCEHAFCNACITQWFSQQQTCPVDRSVVTVAHLRPVPRIMRNMLSKLQIACDNAVFGCSAVVRLDNLMSHLSDCEHNPKRPVTCEQGCGLEMPKDELPNHNCIKHLRSVVQQQQTRIAELEKTSAEHKHQLAEQKRDIQLLKAYMRAIRSVNPNLQNLEETIEYNEILEWVNSLQPARVTRWGGMISTPDAVLQAVIKRSLVESGCPASIVNELIENAHERSWPQGLATLETRQMNRRYYENYVAKRIPGKQAVVVMACENQHMGDDMVQEPGLVMIFAHGVEEI; from the exons atgggctgggtgtggagcaaGCTCTCCTGGTGGTGTCAAGAGGTCATGGGCTGTGTcagttccttccctcccctggcaCTGTCATTTGAG GCACCTCATTGTGAGCATGCTTTCTGCAACGCCTGCATCACCCAGTGGTTCTCTCAGCAGCAGACGTGTCCGGTGGACCGTAGCGTTGTGACGGTCGCTCACCTGCGCCCAGTACCTCGGATCATGCGGAACATGTTGTCAAAGCTGCAGATCGCCTGCGACAACGCTGTGTTTGGCTGTAGTGCTGTTGTCCGGCTTGACAACCTCATGTCTCACCTCAGCGACTGCGAGCACAACCCCAAACGGCCTGTGACCTGTGAGCAGGGCTGCGG CCTGGAGATGCCCAAAGATGAGCTGCCAAACCACAACTGCATTAAGCACCTGCGCTCCGTGGTGCAGCAGCAGCAGACCCGCATTGCAGAGCTGGAGAAGACCTCCGCTGAGCACAAACACCAGCTGGCGGAGCAG AAGCGAGATATCCAGCTGCTAAAGGCATACATGCGTGCAATCCGCAGTGTCAACCCCAACCTTCAGAACCTGGAGGAGACAATTGAATACAACGAGATCCTAGA GTGGGTGAACTCCCTGCAGCCCGCAAGAGTGACCCGCTGGGGAGGGATGATCTCGACCCCAGATGCTGTACTCCAGGCTGTAATCAAGCGCTCCCTGGTGGAGAGTGGCTGTCCTGCCTCTATTGTCAACGAGCTGATTGAAAATGCCCACGAGCGGAGCTGGCCCCAGGGTCTGGCCACCCTAGAGACAAGACAGATGAACCGGCGCTACTATGAGAACTACGTGGCCAAGCGCATCCCTGGCAAGCAGGCTGTGGTCGTGATGGCCTGTGAGAACCAGCACATGGGCGATGACATGGTGCAGGAGCCAGGGCTTGTCATGATCTTTGCGCATGGCGTGGAAGAGATATAG